The following nucleotide sequence is from Rubrivirga marina.
ACCATCGTGTTGATCGTGCTCTTGAGCTCGAGGATCTCGCCCTGTGCCTCGACGGTGATCTTCTTGGACAGGTCGCCGTTGGCGACGGCCGTCGTGACCTCGGCGATGTTCCGGACCTGGGCCGTGAGGTTGTCGGCCATCGAGTTCACGTTGTCCGTCAGGTCCTTCCACGTCCCGGACACGCCGGGCACCCGGGCCTGGCCG
It contains:
- a CDS encoding HAMP domain-containing protein; protein product: NIAEVTTAVANGDLSKKITVEAQGEILELKSTINTMVDQLQSFASEVTRVAREVGTEGKLGGQARVPGVSGTWKDLTDNVNSMADNLTAQVRNIAEVTTAVANGDLSKKITVEAQGEILELKSTINTMV